The DNA window TCCAGCGACAGGGCGCCGTACCGGAGCACGCGTCCCTGGTCGCCCGTGACGTCGACGATGGTCGAGGCCTCGCCGCCCGGGCTGGTGCCGGCGTCGACCACCACGGCCACGTCCTCGTCGAGCATCTCGATCGCCTGGTCGGCGTCGGTCGCGGCCGGCATCCCGGTCTTGTTGGCCGAGCTCACCGCCAGCGGGCCGGTCCGCTCGAGGATCGCGAGGGCGATCTCGTGGTCGGGCATCCGGATGGCGACCGTCGCGCGGTTGTTGCCGAGGTCCCACTGCAGCGAGCTCTGCTGGTGGCAGACCAGTGTCAGGGGCCCGGGCCAGAACTCCTCGACGAGCGCCCGGGCGTAGCCGGGCACCCGCACGGCCAGCGCGTCGAGCGTGGTCGCCGAGCTGATCAGCACGGGGGGCGGCATGTCGCGGCCACGGCCCTTGGCCGCCAGCAGCGCGCGCACGGCGTCCGGGTCGAAGGCGTCGGCGCCGATGCCGTACACCGTGTCGGTGGGCAGCACGATCAGGTCGCCCTGCTGCACCGCCAGCGCGGCCGCGTCGACCGCTTCCTCGCGCTCGTCGTCGGTCCCGGTCGGGTAACGCTCGCTCATCACAGGCTCATCGTGCCAGCCGCGCGGTCGTGAAGCGCGCCCGACCTGCCAGGTCGAGGTGGTCTCGGACGTCGGCCCACCGGCCGGTCGCCAGGAAGACGGCCGGCGCGGACTCGCCCTGCGCGTCGGCGTGCTCGAACCCGACCACTCCCCCGGGTCGCAGCAGCAGGGCCGCCCGTCGCTCGAGCACGCGGATGGCGTCCAGCCC is part of the Nocardioides conyzicola genome and encodes:
- a CDS encoding L-threonylcarbamoyladenylate synthase codes for the protein MSERYPTGTDDEREEAVDAAALAVQQGDLIVLPTDTVYGIGADAFDPDAVRALLAAKGRGRDMPPPVLISSATTLDALAVRVPGYARALVEEFWPGPLTLVCHQQSSLQWDLGNNRATVAIRMPDHEIALAILERTGPLAVSSANKTGMPAATDADQAIEMLDEDVAVVVDAGTSPGGEASTIVDVTGDQGRVLRYGALSLERLNEVLEPLGATLTDGD